In Leclercia pneumoniae, the genomic window CAGACGCTTTCGACCGTTGCCAGCAGCATCTGGTTTTGCGTGGCGCCCGCCAGCACCAGGTGGAACATCTTATTGTTGTCCTGGCTATTATCATTAGCCGCAATCGCCCGCTGCTCCTGCTCAATGATCCGCCTCAGGTTGTCGATATCAGCGCGGGTGGCCATTTTAGCGGCGAAAGCGGCGATATTGCTTTCGAGTAACTGCCGGGCCTGCAGGATTTCAAACGGGCCGACGTCGCTATTGAGGAAACGCTCTTCTTCGTTTTCATGCTCTTCCGGAATGCGCATCACATACACGCCAGACCCCTGGCGAATATCCACCGTCCCCTGTAGTTCAAGCATCAGTAGCGCTTCACGGACGATGGTACGGCTCACCCCGTAGGTTTCCGCGATATTACGCTCCGG contains:
- a CDS encoding GntR family transcriptional regulator — its product is MDKAVVPAEKKQYQEIGEDLRLQIIQGHYPVGSRLPPERNIAETYGVSRTIVREALLMLELQGTVDIRQGSGVYVMRIPEEHENEEERFLNSDVGPFEILQARQLLESNIAAFAAKMATRADIDNLRRIIEQEQRAIAANDNSQDNNKMFHLVLAGATQNQMLLATVESVWHHMDSSPLWQQFNVHIASRAYRLKWLGDRQTILAALRRRDVMGAWQAMFQHLENVKKSLLELSDEDAPDFDGYLFESVPLFQGKLV